One part of the Candidatus Auribacterota bacterium genome encodes these proteins:
- the polX gene encoding DNA polymerase/3'-5' exonuclease PolX, giving the protein MENRQIADIFTEIADILDINGDNPFRIRSYRNAARAVGDMSENIAAMAREGKDLEQIPGIGKSIAEKIKEIVSTGKLRFLNELRAGLPRGLPELLKIEGLGPRKVKLFYEKLKIDTVDKLEAAAKAGKLHELFRMGDKSEENLIKAIARYRTGQGRFKLSVAFDYAESIINYLKKSKGVKVIEAAGSLRRRKETIGDLDILAICAGGTDIMDRFVGYDGIEEVPAKGTTKSSARLACGIQVDVRVLPKESFGSALQYFTGSKEHNIALRTRAVERKLKISEYGVFRGARCVAGKSEEEVYAAVGLPVIPPELRENHGEIEAAEKGKLPDLIELKDIRGDLQMHTTATDGKASILDMASKARELGYEYIAITEHSKAVKVARGLDEKKLAKHLKAIEKIQDKIPGVRILKGIEVDILPDGSLDLNDGILKECDVVIGAIHYRFNLSEKEMTKRIIRGISNPCVNIFGHPTGRLVLERPSYEVNIEELVRAAKDHGVALEINAHPDRLDLRDIHVRLARDQGVMLVISTDAHSTQNLEFMRYGVFTARRGWAEAKDVINTYPLQKLLKILKRS; this is encoded by the coding sequence ATGGAAAACAGGCAGATCGCTGACATCTTCACCGAGATCGCCGACATCCTCGATATCAATGGGGACAACCCGTTCCGGATACGGTCCTACAGGAACGCCGCCCGGGCGGTCGGAGACATGTCCGAAAATATCGCGGCCATGGCGCGCGAGGGGAAGGACCTCGAACAGATCCCGGGGATAGGTAAGTCCATCGCGGAAAAAATAAAAGAGATTGTCTCCACCGGCAAGCTGCGATTCCTCAATGAACTGAGGGCCGGCCTCCCGAGGGGCCTCCCCGAACTCCTGAAGATCGAGGGGCTGGGGCCCAGGAAGGTGAAGCTGTTCTACGAGAAATTGAAAATAGACACCGTGGACAAGCTGGAAGCGGCCGCGAAGGCAGGGAAGCTGCACGAGCTCTTCAGGATGGGGGACAAGAGCGAGGAGAACCTGATCAAGGCGATCGCACGATACCGGACGGGCCAGGGGCGTTTCAAGCTCTCGGTCGCGTTCGACTACGCGGAGTCCATCATCAATTATCTAAAGAAATCGAAGGGCGTGAAAGTAATCGAGGCAGCGGGTAGTCTCAGACGGAGAAAGGAGACGATCGGCGATCTGGATATCCTTGCCATATGCGCCGGGGGGACGGATATCATGGACCGCTTTGTCGGGTACGACGGCATCGAGGAGGTGCCGGCGAAGGGAACGACGAAGTCAAGCGCGCGCCTCGCCTGCGGCATCCAGGTGGACGTGCGCGTCCTCCCGAAAGAGAGTTTTGGCTCCGCGCTCCAGTATTTCACCGGCTCGAAAGAGCACAACATCGCGCTCCGCACGCGCGCGGTGGAGCGGAAACTCAAGATCAGCGAGTACGGCGTGTTCAGGGGCGCACGATGCGTCGCGGGGAAGAGCGAGGAGGAGGTCTACGCGGCGGTCGGGCTGCCGGTGATCCCGCCGGAGCTTCGGGAGAACCATGGCGAGATAGAGGCGGCGGAGAAGGGGAAGCTGCCCGACCTGATCGAGCTGAAAGATATTCGGGGTGATCTCCAGATGCACACGACCGCCACCGATGGGAAGGCGTCAATACTCGACATGGCGTCAAAGGCGAGAGAGCTCGGCTACGAGTATATCGCCATCACGGAGCACTCCAAGGCGGTCAAGGTGGCGCGCGGCCTCGACGAGAAGAAACTCGCGAAGCACCTGAAGGCGATTGAGAAAATACAGGACAAGATACCGGGGGTGCGGATTCTCAAGGGGATTGAGGTGGATATCCTCCCCGATGGGAGTCTCGATCTCAACGACGGGATCCTTAAAGAATGCGACGTGGTGATCGGCGCGATCCACTACCGCTTCAACCTTTCGGAAAAGGAGATGACGAAGCGGATCATCAGGGGAATCAGCAACCCGTGTGTGAATATCTTCGGGCATCCGACGGGGCGGCTCGTCCTCGAGCGCCCCAGCTATGAGGTGAACATCGAGGAGCTCGTCAGGGCCGCGAAAGATCACGGCGTCGCCCTGGAGATCAACGCGCACCCCGACCGCCTTGACCTGAGGGACATCCACGTGAGGCTCGCGAGGGATCAGGGCGTCATGCTGGTGATCTCCACCGACGCCCATTCGACCCAGAACCTCGAGTTCATGCGCTATGGCGTCTTCACCGCCCGCCGCGGATGGGCGGAGGCGAAAGACGTGATCAACACCTACCCGCTCCAGAAATTACTTAAGATACTGAAAAGATCGTGA